A window of Erpetoichthys calabaricus chromosome 12, fErpCal1.3, whole genome shotgun sequence contains these coding sequences:
- the LOC114662051 gene encoding myoglobin-like isoform X19, which produces MSACEVDCKTVCSFWAPVEADPKCYGEIVLQRLFETHPDVQELFPKFVDLSKEQLQNNPGVQAHGEIVVCKLTEILKANEKRKEIIKALAESHAKQHKIPLVNFQIISEVIVTVAAEKLDGFGPDAQTALKNVLKKFQIDLGAYYEELGFK; this is translated from the exons ATGAGTGCTTGTGAGGTTGATTGTAAGACTGTGTGCTCTTTCTGGGCTCCCGTGGAGGCTGATCCCAAATGCTATGGGGAGATTGTTCTCCAACG CTTGTTTGAGACCCATCCAGATGTTCAGGAGCTGTTCCCCAAGTTTGTTGACCTTTCCAAAGAGCAGCTGCAGAACAATCCTGGCGTCCAGGCCCATGGGGAAATTGTGGTTTGTAAGCTGACAGAAATCCTGAAAGCAAATGAGAAACGCAAGGAAATCATCAAGGCTCTAGCAGAAAGTCACGCCAAGCAGCACAAGATCCCTCTGGTTAACTTTCAG ATCATCAGTGAAGTCATTGTCACAGTGGCAGCAGAGAAGCTTGATGGCTTTGGTCCTGATGCTCAAACTGCCCTGAAGAATGTGCTGAAGAAGTTTCAGATTGACTTGGGAGCTTACTATGAGGAGCTTGGATTTAAATAG
- the LOC114662051 gene encoding myoglobin-like isoform X18, whose translation MSACEADCKTVLSFWAPVEADPRCYGENILQRLFETNPDVQKLFPKFVDLSKEQLQNNPGVQAHGEIVVCKLTEILKSNGKFMEIIKALAESHAKQHKIPLVNFQIISEVIVTVAAEKLDGFGPDAQTALKNVLKKFQIDLGAYYEELGFK comes from the exons ATGAGTGCTTGTGAGGCTGATTGTAAGACTGTGCTGTCTTTCTGGGCTCCCGTGGAGGCTGATCCTAGATGCTATGGGGAGAATATTCTACAACg TTTGTTTGAGACCAATCCAGATGTTCAGAAGCTGTTCCCCAAATTTGTTGACCTTTCCAAAGAGCAGCTGCAGAACAATCCTGGTGTCCAGGCCCATGGGGAAATTGTGGTTTGCAAGCTGACAGAAATCCTGAAATCGAATGGGAAATTCATGGAAATCATCAAGGCTCTAGCAGAAAGTCATGCCAAGCAGCACAAGATCCCTCTGGTTAACTTTCAG ATCATCAGTGAAGTCATTGTCACAGTGGCAGCAGAGAAGCTTGATGGCTTTGGTCCTGATGCTCAAACTGCCCTGAAGAATGTGCTGAAGAAGTTTCAGATTGACTTGGGAGCTTACTATGAGGAGCTTGGATTTAAATAG